From the Salvelinus fontinalis isolate EN_2023a chromosome 35, ASM2944872v1, whole genome shotgun sequence genome, one window contains:
- the LOC129834203 gene encoding NEDD8-activating enzyme E1 regulatory subunit, with protein sequence MAATKASKEQKYDRQLRLWGDHGQEELENAHVCLINSTASGTEILKNLVLPGIGAFTIVDGHKVSGEDVGNNFFLSSNSIGRNRAQAATELLQELNTDVSGNFVEESPDKLLDNDPEFFHRFTLVIGVQLPESTCLRLGSVLWNANVPFLVCRTYGLVGYMRLVVKEHTVIESHPDNALEDLRLDQPFAELKSHIQSYDLEGMGKKDHGHTPWIIIVAKYLEKWFSEHNFQLPKNYKEKEAFKQLIRQGILKNEKGTPEDEENFEEAIKNVNTALNPTKISSGVDDLFNGEQCNDITSQTPAFWVMARAVRDFVQNDGSGNLPVRGSIPDMIADSEKFINLQNVYREKAMQDASVVSKHVESLLQSVGKPSESISEQDIKLFCKNAAFLRVVRCRSLAEEYSVETVNKDEITCSMDSADGEMVLYLMLRSVDRFYQQHSRYPGVYNYQVEEDISKLKLCVNSLLQEYSLNVSVKDDYIHEFCRYGAAEPHTVASFLGGSAAQEAIKLITRQFVPFNNTFVYNAMSQTTATFQL encoded by the exons ATGGCAGCGACTAAAGCTTCTAAAGAGCAGAAATACGATAGACAATTGAG ATTGTGGGGAGACCATGGTCAAGAAGAACTTGAAAATGCACACGTATGCCTGATCAATTCCACAGCATCCGGGACTGAAATACTCAAGAACCTTGTGCTTCCAG GCATTGGAGCATTCACTATTGTCGATGGACACAAAGTCTCCGGGGAAGACGTCGGAAATAA CTTTTTTCTTAGCAGCAACAGTATAGGAAGG AATCGAGCCCAGGCTGCCACAGAGCTGCTACAGGAGCTGAACACTGATGTATCTGGCAACTTTGTGGAGGAG AGCCCAGACAAGCTCTTGGACAACGACCCAGAATTCTTCCACAGGTTTACCCTGGTGATTGGTGTCCAGCTGCCAGAAAG CACTTGTTTGAGACTGGGGTCGGTGTTGTGGAATGCAAACGTACCTTTCCTGGTGTGTAGAACGTATGGCCTCGTCGGTTACATGAGGCTAGTAGTGAAGGAGCACACAG TGATTGAGTCTCATCCAGACAATGCCTTGGAAGACCTGAGGCTTGACCAACCTTTTGCAGAACTCAAGAGCCACATCCAATCCTACGACTTGGAGGGAATGGGGAAGAAG GATCACGGTCATACACCATGGATCATCATTGTTGCCAAATACCTAGAAAAGTGGTTCAGTGAG CACAATTTTCAGTTACCGAAGAACTACAAAGAGAAGGAGGCCTTCAAACAGCTTATTCGGCAAG GAATCCTGAAGAATGAGAAGGGAACtcccgaggatgaggagaacttTGAGGAGGCCATCAAGAACGTCAACACAGCCCTTAACCCCACCAAG ATTTCGAGCGGCGTTGACGACCTCTTCAATGGAGAGCAATGCAATGACATTACATCACAG ACTCCAGCCTTCTGGGTGATGGCGCGAGCAGTGAGGGATTTTGTGCAAAACGACGGCAGCGGAAACCTACCTGTGCGTGGCTCCATTCCAGACATGATTGCGGACTCAGAGAAGTTCATCAACCTCCAGAATGT TTATAGAGAGAAGGCAATGCAAGATGCTTCTGTCGTGTCTAAGCATGTAGagtctctcctgcagtctgttgGAAAG CCCTCAGAGAGCATATCTGAGCAGGACATCAAACTATTCT GTAAGAACGCTGCCTTCCTGAGGGTGGTGCGCTGCAGGTCTCTGGCTGAAGAATACAGCGTGGAGACGGTCAATAAAGATGAGATCA cctgcTCAATGGACAGTGCAGACGGCGAGATGGTGTTGTACCTTATGTTGCGCTCTGTGGACCGTTTCTATCAGCAGCACTCCCGCTACCCAG GTGTCTACAATTACCAAGTGGAAGAAGACATTAGCAAGTTGAAGCTGTGTGTGAACAGCCTTCTGCAGGAGTACAGCCTCAACGTCAGTGTGAAGGATGACTACATCCACGAGTT CTGTCGCTATGGTGCTGCTGAGCCACACACAGTGGCATCTTTTTTGGGAG GATCGGCTGCACAAGAGGCCATCAAACTCATCACTCGTCAGTTTGTTCCCTTCAACAACACGTTCGTCTACAATGCCATGTCCCAGACAACTGCCACGTTTCAGCTGTAG